From the Acetonema longum DSM 6540 genome, one window contains:
- a CDS encoding TetR/AcrR family transcriptional regulator produces the protein MGNTKEHILNVSFRLFLQKSFKEVTMQEIVEKTGMSKGAFYHYFNSKEQLFLEVVDYFTSEFVMDYSKLSKDSLHQFYHDHIKYDANIAFLQDRMDGESGFNFYALVFEAMKCFPDFRDKQTEYLDAELKAWQEIVHIARAKGEIDSHMTDEQIARLFISINDGVGMRRVMTGNIKDVPEEVLAAWDGLYQELKALIFLIIANRTSGLEIR, from the coding sequence GTGGGCAATACGAAAGAGCATATTTTAAATGTTTCCTTCCGGCTTTTTCTGCAAAAGAGCTTCAAGGAAGTGACCATGCAGGAGATTGTGGAGAAGACCGGAATGTCCAAAGGGGCCTTCTACCATTATTTTAACAGCAAAGAGCAGCTTTTTCTGGAAGTGGTCGACTATTTTACCTCTGAATTTGTCATGGATTATAGTAAGCTGAGCAAAGATTCATTGCATCAGTTTTACCATGACCATATAAAATATGATGCCAATATCGCATTTTTGCAAGACCGCATGGATGGGGAAAGCGGTTTTAATTTCTATGCCCTGGTGTTTGAGGCGATGAAGTGTTTTCCCGATTTTCGCGATAAACAGACTGAGTACTTAGACGCTGAACTCAAAGCCTGGCAGGAAATCGTCCATATTGCCAGAGCTAAAGGAGAAATCGACTCCCACATGACCGATGAACAGATTGCGCGCCTGTTTATATCGATCAACGATGGCGTGGGCATGCGCCGTGTGATGACAGGGAATATCAAAGATGTGCCGGAGGAAGTATTAGCTGCATGGGATGGCTTATATCAGGAGCTAAAAGCGTTAATTTTTTTGATCATAGCAAACCGAACGTCCGGTTTGGAAATTAGATAA